A genomic window from Streptomyces sp. NBC_01429 includes:
- a CDS encoding glycoside hydrolase family 43 protein, with protein sequence MSLFLSLLAVPGGPAHAESAGNDDKSATRLAAEGITLHGLDDVRGHLTLPTTGDHATTVSWRSDRPKVIGTTGLVHRPRHGAGPARVKLTATVTRGTARTTRVFPATVPELPVRQDYTGYAFTYFTGDSAADGEQIRMALSRGNDPLHWRELNGGKPVLSSELGTKGLRDPFIIRSPEGDKFYQIATDLRIYGNGDWDQVQRTGSKSIMVWESTDLVNWTDQRLVKVAPDTAGNTWAPEAYYDASLNAYVVFWASKIYADDDPQHTGSTYNKMLYATTRDFRTFSEPEVWSDPGYSVIDSTVISHNGSYYRFTKDERNASSTTPCSKFITAEKSTDLRSTSYDFVADCIGKGSISQGEGPTVFKSNTEEKWYLFIDEFGGRGYIPFETTDLDSGKWTMSENFELPVNPRHGTVLPVTAAEYERLLGAHAATASVADATVPGLKAYAMVDEAAAKITLPLDPGTELDTLAPAFSLGAGARISPASGTRRDFRTPRTYTVTAADGTSRVWTVTALHMRSPVLPGLTADPDIHYFDSSDSSDSRVARTRVISRARTGRSPALRTSVSTHTEGSSRSSPGVVTRVPYQSTCSGLMVSSHTSR encoded by the coding sequence TTGTCACTGTTCCTGAGTCTGCTCGCCGTCCCCGGCGGACCGGCACACGCCGAGTCCGCCGGGAACGACGACAAGTCCGCCACCCGGCTCGCCGCCGAGGGGATCACACTCCACGGCCTCGACGACGTACGCGGTCATCTGACCCTGCCGACCACCGGCGACCACGCGACCACCGTCAGCTGGCGGTCCGACCGGCCGAAGGTCATCGGCACGACCGGGCTCGTCCACCGCCCCCGGCACGGCGCGGGCCCGGCGCGCGTCAAGCTCACCGCGACGGTCACCCGGGGCACGGCGCGCACCACCCGGGTGTTCCCGGCCACCGTGCCCGAGCTGCCGGTGCGGCAGGACTACACCGGTTACGCGTTCACCTACTTCACCGGGGACAGCGCCGCCGACGGTGAGCAGATCAGGATGGCGCTCAGCCGGGGCAACGATCCGCTGCACTGGCGGGAGCTCAACGGCGGCAAGCCCGTACTCAGTTCGGAGCTGGGCACCAAGGGGCTGCGCGACCCGTTCATCATCCGCTCCCCCGAGGGCGACAAGTTCTACCAGATCGCCACCGATCTCAGGATCTACGGCAACGGCGACTGGGACCAGGTGCAGCGCACCGGCAGCAAGTCGATCATGGTGTGGGAGTCCACGGACCTGGTGAACTGGACCGATCAGCGGCTGGTGAAGGTCGCCCCCGACACGGCGGGCAACACCTGGGCCCCCGAGGCGTACTACGACGCGTCGCTGAACGCGTACGTGGTCTTCTGGGCGTCGAAGATCTACGCCGACGACGACCCGCAGCACACCGGCTCCACCTACAACAAGATGCTGTACGCCACCACCAGGGACTTCCGCACCTTCAGCGAGCCCGAGGTGTGGAGCGACCCCGGCTACTCGGTGATCGACTCGACCGTGATCAGCCACAACGGCAGCTACTACCGCTTCACGAAGGACGAGCGGAACGCCTCCTCGACCACCCCCTGCTCGAAGTTCATCACGGCGGAGAAGTCCACCGATCTGCGCTCGACGTCCTACGACTTCGTCGCCGACTGCATCGGCAAGGGCTCGATCAGCCAGGGCGAGGGACCGACGGTCTTCAAATCCAACACCGAGGAGAAGTGGTACCTGTTCATCGACGAGTTCGGCGGACGCGGCTACATCCCCTTCGAGACCACCGACCTCGACTCGGGCAAGTGGACCATGTCGGAGAACTTCGAACTCCCGGTGAACCCCCGGCACGGCACCGTACTGCCGGTGACGGCCGCCGAGTACGAGCGGCTGCTCGGCGCCCACGCGGCCACGGCGTCGGTCGCCGATGCCACGGTGCCGGGCCTCAAGGCGTACGCGATGGTCGACGAGGCGGCGGCGAAGATCACCCTGCCGCTGGATCCCGGCACCGAACTGGACACGCTGGCACCGGCGTTCAGCCTGGGGGCGGGGGCGAGGATCAGCCCGGCCTCGGGCACCCGGCGCGACTTCCGCACCCCGCGGACGTACACCGTGACGGCGGCGGACGGGACCAGCAGGGTCTGGACCGTGACGGCACTGCACATGCGCAGCCCGGTGCTGCCGGGTCTCACCGCCGACCCGGACATCCACTACTTCGACTCCTCCGACTCCTCCGACTCCAGGGTGGCAAGGACGCGGGTGATCAGCCGGGCGCGGACCGGGCGCTCGCCGGCGTTGCGCACCTCCGTCTCCACACACACCGAGGGCTCGTCCCGGTCCAGCCCGGGTGTGGTGACACGGGTTCCGTACCAGTCCACGTGCAGCGGGCTCATGGTGTCGAGCCATACGTCCCGGTAG
- a CDS encoding glycoside hydrolase family 36 protein, with protein sequence MGRTQSAGRSGIRRGTLTGQAANHTRVKFTWGHSALETEFATAPDGTLRMTRLARPDDSAVLPAAPGAPLPLVEISALGHGSGWSGQRFLDGALGSRLRYRAHRAVREGDWHRLGVELHDPDSGLTAEVRYSSPDGVSVLRGEVRLRNEGARPLVVQSVSSLVVGTLPSPDSLDVHRARNDWLAECRWYREPLRDTVAALNHEAHEHDSRAALSLAGRGSWPSDGHLPMGGLTEHADGTDHRANTGRTDGTSDTGGTGGTSGTHRAGGAGGTGDTSGTSGTHRAGGAGGTDRTAGRAWLWQIESAAGWRWDTGERAGSSYLALNGPTDAEHQWRERLGPGEEFTTVPAALALGSGFEDALAHLTSYRRAIRRPHRDHTALPVIFNDYMNTLMGDPTTEKLLPLIDAAAEAGAEYFCIDSGWYDDDAKGWWDSVGAWLPSDRRFPGGGIQVVLGRIRERGMVPGLWLEPEVVGVRSPVAETLPADAFFQRDGVRITEHGRHQLDLRHPAARAHLDGTIDRIVGEWGVGYLKLDYNIAVAPGTQGPGDISPGGGLLGHTRAYLDWLSTVLDRYPDLVVENCASGGMRMDGASLAVAQIQSTSDQQDPLYYPPIAASAPTAVPPEQGAVWAYPQPEYSADEISFTLGGALLGRIHLSGHLDRMSPDRLALVQQAVTAYKTVRGDLPGALPFWPLGLPGWADDWCALGLRAGGTTYLSVWRRDGSTGRVLPVPHLAGRDVRAEILHPAAPAGSARWLADRAELAVELPAAPACLLVRLSAAAPAEARAGAVPTGAVPTGASKTFATDRSL encoded by the coding sequence ATGGGCCGGACGCAATCCGCTGGTAGAAGCGGGATCAGGAGGGGCACGTTGACCGGACAGGCAGCGAACCACACCCGGGTGAAGTTCACTTGGGGCCATTCGGCTCTCGAAACGGAGTTCGCCACCGCCCCCGACGGCACACTGAGGATGACCCGGCTGGCCCGCCCCGACGACTCCGCCGTCCTCCCCGCTGCCCCCGGAGCGCCGCTCCCGCTGGTCGAGATATCGGCCCTCGGGCACGGCAGCGGCTGGTCGGGGCAGCGTTTCCTCGACGGCGCCCTCGGCTCCCGGCTGCGGTACCGCGCGCACCGGGCCGTACGCGAGGGTGACTGGCACCGGCTCGGCGTCGAACTGCACGACCCGGACTCCGGGTTGACGGCCGAGGTGCGCTACTCCTCCCCCGACGGGGTGTCCGTGCTGCGCGGTGAGGTCCGGCTCCGCAACGAGGGCGCGCGGCCGCTGGTGGTCCAGTCCGTCAGCAGCCTCGTCGTGGGCACCCTCCCCTCCCCCGACTCCCTGGACGTCCACCGGGCCCGCAACGACTGGCTGGCGGAGTGCCGTTGGTACCGGGAGCCGCTGCGTGACACCGTCGCGGCGCTCAACCACGAGGCCCACGAGCACGACAGCCGCGCCGCCCTCTCCCTCGCCGGACGCGGCAGCTGGCCCAGCGACGGCCATCTCCCGATGGGCGGCCTCACCGAGCACGCCGACGGCACGGACCACCGCGCGAACACCGGACGTACGGACGGCACGAGCGACACAGGCGGCACAGGCGGTACGAGCGGCACTCACCGCGCGGGCGGCGCAGGCGGCACGGGCGACACAAGCGGCACGAGCGGCACCCACCGCGCGGGCGGCGCAGGCGGCACGGACCGCACCGCCGGGCGCGCCTGGCTCTGGCAGATCGAGTCGGCCGCCGGCTGGCGCTGGGACACCGGCGAACGCGCGGGCTCCTCCTACCTGGCGCTGAACGGACCCACCGACGCCGAGCACCAGTGGCGTGAACGCCTCGGCCCCGGCGAGGAGTTCACCACCGTCCCGGCGGCCCTCGCGCTGGGCTCGGGCTTCGAGGACGCCCTCGCCCACCTCACCTCGTACCGCCGGGCGATCCGCCGCCCGCACCGTGACCACACCGCGCTGCCCGTGATCTTCAACGACTACATGAACACCCTCATGGGCGACCCCACCACCGAGAAGCTGCTGCCGCTGATCGACGCCGCCGCCGAGGCGGGCGCGGAGTACTTCTGCATCGACTCCGGCTGGTACGACGACGACGCGAAGGGCTGGTGGGACAGTGTCGGCGCGTGGCTGCCCTCGGACCGCCGCTTCCCCGGCGGCGGCATCCAGGTGGTTCTCGGGCGCATTCGCGAGCGGGGCATGGTCCCCGGGCTCTGGCTGGAGCCCGAGGTCGTCGGCGTACGCAGCCCGGTCGCCGAGACCCTGCCCGCCGACGCGTTCTTCCAGCGCGACGGCGTCCGGATCACCGAACACGGCCGCCACCAGCTGGATCTGCGCCACCCGGCGGCCCGCGCGCATCTCGACGGGACCATCGACCGGATCGTCGGCGAGTGGGGCGTGGGCTATCTCAAGCTCGACTACAACATCGCCGTGGCACCGGGGACACAGGGCCCCGGGGACATCTCGCCCGGCGGCGGACTGCTCGGTCACACCCGCGCGTATCTGGACTGGCTCTCCACCGTCCTCGACCGCTACCCGGACCTGGTGGTGGAGAACTGCGCGTCCGGCGGGATGCGGATGGACGGCGCGTCGCTCGCCGTCGCCCAGATCCAGTCGACCAGCGACCAGCAGGACCCGCTGTACTACCCGCCGATCGCCGCCTCCGCGCCGACGGCCGTCCCGCCGGAACAGGGCGCGGTCTGGGCCTATCCGCAGCCGGAGTACAGCGCGGACGAGATCTCCTTCACGCTGGGCGGCGCGCTGCTCGGCCGGATCCATCTCTCGGGCCATCTGGACCGGATGTCACCGGACCGGCTCGCCCTGGTCCAGCAGGCGGTGACCGCGTACAAGACGGTACGGGGCGACCTGCCCGGCGCCCTGCCCTTCTGGCCGCTGGGCCTGCCGGGGTGGGCCGACGACTGGTGCGCGCTCGGGCTGCGGGCGGGCGGCACGACGTATCTGTCGGTCTGGCGCAGGGACGGCTCCACCGGGCGCGTGCTGCCCGTACCGCATCTCGCGGGCCGCGACGTGCGCGCCGAGATCCTGCATCCCGCCGCTCCCGCCGGCTCCGCGCGGTGGCTGGCGGACCGCGCGGAACTCGCCGTCGAGCTGCCGGCCGCCCCCGCCTGTCTGCTCGTACGGCTGTCCGCGGCTGCTCCCGCCGAGGCCCGCGCGGGCGCGGTCCCCACGGGCGCGGTCCCCACGGGCGCGTCGAAAACTTTCGCCACGGATCGGTCCCTGTAG
- a CDS encoding LacI family DNA-binding transcriptional regulator has translation MNVTGHTRKPAGTAPSIRDVAAAAEVSYQTVSRVINGHPSVKPSTRERVLAAIEELGFRRSATAHALASGRSRSVTVLTANTTHYGYAAILQGIEEEARRAAYSMGIAVLESADETAVDAVVRRAADTGGGLVVIAYDPAGVGALRAVPAGLPVVGVVETPASPPGGDRPWVWTDDRAAAEEATRHLLSLGHETVHYVAIPSSTRRTAPRTAGWRTALREAGAPEPRTIQGGWGPAGGYAAGRKLAGDPAVTAILCGNDDLALGVIRALHEAGRAIPGEVSVAGFDDAPSSAYLTPSLTSVRLDFAGLGRAAFGLLHDVVEQSARVAPHPVSVPELIVRESSGPPSAHPARR, from the coding sequence ATGAATGTGACCGGTCACACAAGGAAGCCGGCGGGCACGGCACCCAGCATCAGGGACGTCGCCGCGGCGGCCGAGGTGTCGTACCAGACCGTCTCCCGCGTGATCAACGGCCATCCCAGTGTGAAGCCGTCGACCCGCGAGCGCGTCCTCGCCGCCATCGAGGAGCTGGGGTTCCGACGCAGCGCCACCGCGCACGCGCTGGCCAGCGGCCGGTCCCGGTCGGTCACCGTACTCACCGCGAACACCACACACTACGGCTACGCGGCCATCCTCCAGGGCATCGAGGAGGAGGCCCGCCGCGCCGCGTACTCCATGGGCATCGCGGTGCTGGAGTCGGCCGACGAGACCGCCGTGGACGCGGTGGTGCGGCGCGCGGCGGACACCGGCGGCGGGCTCGTCGTCATCGCGTACGACCCGGCCGGGGTCGGCGCCCTCCGGGCCGTCCCCGCCGGACTGCCGGTCGTGGGGGTGGTCGAGACCCCGGCGAGCCCGCCCGGCGGCGACCGCCCCTGGGTGTGGACCGACGACCGGGCGGCGGCCGAGGAAGCCACCCGGCATCTGCTCTCGCTCGGCCACGAGACCGTGCACTACGTGGCCATACCGTCCAGCACCCGTCGCACCGCCCCGCGTACCGCGGGCTGGCGCACCGCGCTGCGCGAGGCCGGGGCGCCCGAACCGCGCACCATCCAGGGCGGCTGGGGCCCGGCCGGCGGTTACGCGGCGGGCCGGAAGCTCGCCGGGGACCCGGCCGTCACCGCGATCCTGTGCGGCAACGACGATCTCGCGCTCGGCGTGATCCGGGCGCTGCACGAGGCGGGCCGGGCGATCCCCGGCGAGGTGAGTGTGGCCGGCTTCGACGACGCGCCTTCCTCCGCCTACCTCACCCCGTCACTCACCTCCGTACGGCTGGACTTCGCGGGCCTGGGGCGGGCCGCCTTCGGGCTGCTCCACGACGTCGTGGAGCAGTCGGCGCGGGTGGCACCGCATCCGGTGTCCGTACCGGAACTGATCGTCAGGGAAAGCTCAGGCCCGCCGTCGGCCCACCCGGCCCGGCGGTAG
- a CDS encoding ABC transporter substrate-binding protein, whose product MKRVLPVLVLICATALTATACSDPTVTDDGADSGAAAKVDPTARLDGVKLTMWTAQNTVNAPRQVIDAFEKATGAKVDTQAIPDLYEQNVPTKLASGDKPDLMFWQPSLSTLPFIQPRQNLLTLDSEPWVSKLGDTEKSLGVVDGKRYAAIVTSPAMLGVYYNKDVFRKAGIAEARFPKSYDELLKLGHKIKDTTDAAAFYESGGDKWPMQWQMQVQLTDLDQRWWAGLNKNEEKWTDPVVVKAVTTYKDKLLGAGLAQKNYRTGTFTGSADALWKGEAGMVLNVTSFQTQLQAKYSTAEIDQKIGWFPVSNSDATGMYSPDQTNGVVAFKTGDQKRQNAARQFLAFWLDTDYADYIKAMKIPSVQPAVPSPDGLPQTSLDQIKALPTANGVFQAKAIVAPDTHLYLADMIYGKKTPAQVAQAIQDQFAQVAKAQGAPGF is encoded by the coding sequence ATGAAGAGAGTTCTACCGGTCCTGGTGCTGATATGCGCCACCGCCCTGACCGCCACCGCGTGCAGCGATCCGACGGTGACGGACGACGGCGCGGACTCCGGGGCCGCCGCGAAGGTCGACCCCACGGCGAGGCTCGACGGTGTGAAACTGACCATGTGGACCGCCCAGAACACCGTCAACGCGCCCCGGCAGGTCATCGACGCCTTCGAGAAGGCCACCGGCGCCAAGGTCGACACCCAGGCCATCCCCGATCTGTACGAGCAGAACGTCCCGACCAAGCTCGCCTCGGGCGACAAGCCGGACCTGATGTTCTGGCAGCCGTCCCTGTCCACACTGCCGTTCATCCAGCCCCGGCAGAATCTGCTCACCCTGGACAGCGAGCCCTGGGTGAGCAAGCTCGGTGACACGGAGAAGTCGCTCGGTGTGGTGGACGGCAAGCGGTACGCCGCGATCGTCACCAGCCCCGCCATGCTCGGCGTCTACTACAACAAAGACGTCTTCCGGAAGGCGGGCATCGCCGAGGCTCGATTCCCCAAGAGCTACGACGAGCTGCTGAAGCTCGGCCACAAGATCAAGGACACGACGGACGCCGCCGCCTTCTACGAGTCGGGCGGCGACAAGTGGCCCATGCAGTGGCAGATGCAGGTGCAGCTCACCGACCTCGACCAGCGGTGGTGGGCGGGCCTCAACAAGAACGAGGAGAAGTGGACCGACCCGGTCGTCGTCAAGGCCGTCACCACCTACAAGGACAAGCTGCTCGGCGCCGGGCTCGCCCAGAAGAACTACCGCACCGGCACCTTCACCGGCTCGGCCGACGCGCTGTGGAAGGGCGAGGCGGGCATGGTCCTCAACGTCACCTCCTTCCAGACGCAGTTGCAGGCGAAGTACAGCACGGCGGAGATCGACCAGAAGATCGGCTGGTTCCCCGTCTCGAACTCCGACGCCACCGGCATGTACTCGCCGGACCAGACCAACGGCGTGGTCGCCTTCAAGACCGGTGACCAGAAGCGGCAGAACGCCGCCCGCCAGTTCCTCGCGTTCTGGCTCGACACCGACTACGCGGACTACATCAAGGCGATGAAGATCCCGTCCGTCCAGCCCGCCGTACCCAGCCCCGACGGGCTCCCGCAGACCTCTCTCGACCAGATCAAGGCGCTGCCCACGGCGAACGGTGTCTTCCAGGCCAAGGCCATCGTCGCGCCCGACACCCACCTTTATCTCGCCGACATGATCTACGGCAAGAAGACCCCCGCGCAGGTGGCGCAGGCGATCCAGGACCAGTTCGCCCAGGTGGCCAAGGCCCAGGGCGCGCCCGGCTTCTGA
- a CDS encoding carbohydrate ABC transporter permease, whose product MADTVIRTRGAAPPTRGGKRPGRLPRAAVHHPWWFALPAVAVFAAFFLVPNLLNFYYPFTNWSSYHPDVAFTGLDNFRTIADDGSLLRSIRTTLLYAALAALFQNGFGLGLALLLEEDSRFNRFFRAVFFLPVLISALAVGYVFQALLDQDGAVNAALGTDIPWLGSTTWTVVLVSVIHGWKWMGLAMLIYLAGLKGIPGDMLEAARVDGAGPWRTFRSVRWPMLAPALTFNVTTALIGSMNTFDIVQATTGGGPAASTEVFNIYMFRIFGQGLYAQASAMSLVLFLIVVVIAVPLVVGLRRREQML is encoded by the coding sequence GTGGCGGACACAGTCATACGCACCCGCGGGGCCGCGCCGCCCACCCGCGGAGGGAAGAGGCCGGGACGGCTGCCCCGTGCCGCCGTCCACCACCCCTGGTGGTTCGCACTGCCGGCCGTCGCGGTCTTCGCGGCCTTCTTCCTGGTGCCCAACCTGCTCAACTTCTACTACCCGTTCACCAATTGGTCCTCCTACCATCCGGACGTCGCCTTCACCGGCCTCGACAACTTCCGGACGATCGCCGACGACGGCTCCCTGCTGAGGTCCATCAGGACCACCCTCCTGTACGCGGCGCTCGCCGCCCTCTTCCAGAACGGCTTCGGCCTCGGACTCGCGCTCCTCCTCGAAGAGGACTCCCGCTTCAACCGCTTCTTCCGCGCCGTCTTCTTCCTGCCGGTGCTCATCTCGGCGCTCGCCGTCGGCTATGTCTTCCAGGCGCTCCTGGACCAGGACGGCGCGGTCAACGCCGCCCTCGGCACGGACATCCCCTGGCTGGGCTCGACCACCTGGACCGTCGTCCTGGTCTCCGTCATCCACGGCTGGAAGTGGATGGGCCTGGCCATGCTGATCTATCTCGCCGGGCTCAAGGGCATCCCGGGCGACATGCTGGAGGCCGCCAGGGTCGACGGCGCCGGGCCCTGGCGCACCTTCCGGTCCGTGCGCTGGCCGATGCTCGCGCCCGCCCTCACCTTCAATGTCACCACCGCGCTCATCGGCTCGATGAACACCTTCGACATCGTGCAGGCCACCACGGGCGGCGGACCGGCCGCCTCCACCGAGGTCTTCAACATCTACATGTTCCGGATCTTCGGACAGGGGCTGTACGCCCAGGCGTCCGCGATGAGCCTGGTCCTCTTCCTGATCGTCGTGGTCATCGCGGTCCCGCTCGTCGTCGGGCTGCGCCGAAGGGAGCAGATGCTGTGA
- a CDS encoding carbohydrate ABC transporter permease codes for MWRRARPALVVLLAGLAIGVPLWLVLVTSAKPQGEAVRPNLDPPRHWQPADNYADAVGQGEMFRGFFNSLLVVVPSVALVLILGAGAAWVFARRSSKLVSAAYALTISGLLLPPAVITIVMELRQLGLAGTRPGMIAVYTGMYLSTSVFFMTGFIRTIPTELEEAARIDGAGPTRIFLRIILPLLRPVIATATIMVMLYAWSDIFYAFFVLGGGDGATLPINLYQVAGAQLYLNNWHLIFAYVVVMSLPMVAVFLVAQRKIVSGITSGAVK; via the coding sequence CTGTGGCGTCGCGCCCGCCCGGCCCTGGTCGTCCTGCTCGCCGGGCTCGCCATCGGCGTACCGCTGTGGCTGGTGCTCGTCACCTCCGCCAAGCCGCAGGGCGAGGCGGTACGGCCCAACCTCGATCCGCCGCGCCACTGGCAGCCCGCCGACAACTACGCGGACGCCGTCGGACAGGGCGAGATGTTCCGCGGCTTCTTCAACTCCCTTCTCGTCGTGGTGCCTTCGGTGGCGCTGGTGCTGATCCTCGGCGCCGGGGCGGCCTGGGTCTTCGCCCGCCGCTCCTCGAAGCTCGTCTCGGCCGCGTACGCCCTGACCATCAGCGGGCTGCTGCTGCCGCCCGCCGTGATCACCATCGTCATGGAGCTGCGCCAGCTCGGCCTGGCCGGCACCAGACCCGGCATGATCGCCGTCTACACCGGGATGTATCTGTCCACCTCGGTCTTCTTCATGACCGGGTTCATCAGAACCATCCCCACCGAGCTGGAGGAAGCGGCCCGCATCGACGGCGCCGGGCCCACGCGGATCTTCCTGCGGATCATCCTGCCGCTGCTGCGGCCGGTGATCGCCACCGCGACGATCATGGTGATGCTCTACGCCTGGAGCGACATCTTCTACGCCTTCTTCGTCCTCGGCGGCGGAGACGGGGCGACCCTGCCGATCAATCTCTACCAGGTCGCCGGCGCCCAGCTGTACCTCAACAACTGGCACCTCATCTTCGCGTACGTCGTGGTGATGAGCCTGCCCATGGTCGCCGTGTTCCTGGTGGCCCAGCGCAAGATCGTGTCCGGAATCACCAGTGGAGCCGTGAAGTAG
- a CDS encoding CBM35 domain-containing protein, which produces MTAGFLPAAHADQLPAPDGTRTAAAQRVTVDLAASEGEVLRGANGALYGLSDDGVPSDAALAPLKLTTVSQKAEGGAQHPNGDAVTVSKSFFRNGGGDVLVMMQDIYAQWPYEDLGIDDYLTKVDKIARDVANAPNSEHFIYVPFNEPDQIWYNLGVSDQATYQTNRDRFLKDWKTVYQRIRAIDPDARIAGPNEAGYHTRLLTDFLTFAKKENVLPEVTTWHELSPSSLRDFQGHFDTYRAIEKSVGITPRTININEYANRRDLSVPGQLVQWVSMFERNKVYADQAYWDAAGNLDGNVVRTNIPNGGWWFFRWYAGLTGRTVKVTPPSLNTVDTLQGLASLDTTRKQAQVLLGGAAGDADVAVQHVDPAVFGTSVTATVAEAAWSGYEGQHAAPRVLSRTKLGVAADGSVTVPLTGMKQMSAYRIVLAPAGSGTPTAATVPWSASYEAEDARITGGQVYTQGTVSNANGYAASGTKDVGSLNTAASKVDFTVTVPATGSYDLSVLYGNQSGAPASQLLSVDGGATTSVAYPSTENWTYRAKKDLTVSLTAGSHTLTLAKGTGEVTLDRIDLTASATPSVSYEATLADISGSVSYDYTDASGTGTGALVLRTGASAVYDVYAPRDGYYTVTSRGSAAVQLALHDETVTAAPGQALRLYLVAGNNRLTATGSAALRSLDVTGTGSTTGTLAHDGAQARLAGGARLVDSANATEGSYIGWLGNSAAATATFTVDAPRAGKYVLVLTYGQNDRRDNGHAYNTDIVSRTADVSIGGTSRKVTFKNTWSWEDFWTLGVPVTLQQGANTLTLSNASAWAPNIDRIELAPVRG; this is translated from the coding sequence ATGACCGCCGGATTCCTGCCCGCCGCACACGCCGACCAGCTGCCCGCGCCGGACGGCACCCGGACCGCCGCCGCCCAGCGCGTCACCGTCGACCTCGCCGCGTCCGAGGGAGAGGTGCTGCGCGGCGCGAACGGCGCGCTGTACGGACTGAGCGACGACGGGGTGCCGAGCGACGCCGCGCTCGCCCCGCTCAAGCTCACCACCGTCTCCCAGAAGGCCGAGGGCGGCGCCCAGCACCCCAACGGCGACGCCGTCACCGTCTCCAAGTCGTTCTTCCGCAACGGCGGCGGCGACGTCCTGGTGATGATGCAGGACATCTACGCCCAGTGGCCCTACGAGGACCTCGGCATCGACGACTACCTCACCAAGGTCGACAAGATCGCCCGCGATGTGGCGAACGCGCCCAACAGCGAGCACTTCATCTACGTCCCGTTCAACGAGCCCGACCAGATCTGGTACAACCTGGGCGTCTCCGACCAGGCGACGTACCAGACCAACCGGGACCGCTTCCTCAAGGACTGGAAGACCGTCTACCAGCGCATCCGCGCGATCGACCCGGACGCTAGGATCGCCGGCCCCAACGAAGCCGGGTACCACACCCGGCTGCTGACCGACTTCCTCACCTTCGCGAAGAAGGAGAACGTCCTGCCGGAGGTCACCACCTGGCACGAGCTGAGCCCCTCCTCCCTGCGCGACTTCCAGGGCCACTTCGACACCTACCGCGCCATCGAGAAGAGCGTCGGGATCACCCCCCGCACGATCAACATCAACGAGTACGCCAACCGGCGCGACCTGTCCGTACCGGGCCAACTGGTGCAGTGGGTCTCGATGTTCGAGCGCAACAAGGTGTACGCGGACCAGGCGTACTGGGACGCTGCCGGCAACCTCGACGGCAATGTCGTCCGTACCAACATCCCCAACGGCGGCTGGTGGTTCTTCCGCTGGTACGCCGGGCTGACCGGCCGCACCGTCAAGGTCACCCCGCCCTCGCTCAACACCGTCGACACACTCCAGGGCCTGGCCTCCCTCGACACCACCCGCAAGCAGGCGCAGGTACTGCTCGGCGGTGCGGCCGGTGACGCGGACGTGGCCGTCCAGCACGTCGACCCGGCGGTCTTCGGCACCTCGGTCACCGCCACGGTCGCCGAGGCCGCCTGGTCCGGGTACGAGGGCCAGCACGCCGCGCCGCGCGTCCTGTCCCGTACGAAGCTGGGCGTCGCAGCCGACGGCTCCGTGACCGTTCCCCTGACCGGCATGAAGCAGATGTCCGCCTACCGGATCGTGCTCGCCCCGGCCGGCTCCGGCACCCCCACCGCCGCCACCGTCCCGTGGTCCGCCTCCTACGAGGCCGAGGACGCCCGCATCACCGGCGGTCAGGTCTACACCCAGGGCACCGTGTCCAACGCCAACGGCTACGCCGCCTCCGGCACCAAGGACGTCGGCTCGCTCAACACCGCCGCCAGCAAGGTCGACTTCACCGTCACCGTCCCCGCCACGGGCAGCTACGACCTGTCCGTCCTGTACGGCAACCAGTCCGGTGCCCCCGCCTCACAACTGCTCTCCGTGGACGGCGGCGCCACGACCAGCGTCGCGTACCCCTCCACCGAGAACTGGACGTACCGCGCGAAGAAGGACCTCACCGTCTCCCTCACCGCCGGCAGCCACACCCTCACCCTCGCCAAGGGCACCGGTGAGGTCACCCTCGACCGGATAGACCTGACCGCGAGCGCCACGCCGTCCGTCTCCTACGAGGCCACCCTCGCCGACATCTCCGGCAGTGTGTCGTACGACTACACCGACGCGTCCGGCACCGGTACCGGCGCGCTCGTGCTGCGCACCGGCGCCTCGGCGGTCTACGACGTGTACGCACCCCGCGACGGGTACTACACGGTGACCTCGCGCGGCTCCGCCGCCGTACAGCTCGCCCTGCACGACGAGACGGTGACCGCCGCCCCCGGCCAGGCCCTGCGCCTGTACCTGGTGGCGGGCAACAACCGCCTCACCGCCACCGGCAGCGCCGCACTGCGTTCGCTGGACGTGACCGGCACCGGATCCACCACCGGCACGCTCGCCCACGACGGCGCCCAGGCGCGGCTGGCCGGCGGGGCGCGGCTGGTGGACAGCGCCAACGCCACCGAGGGCAGCTACATCGGCTGGCTGGGCAACAGCGCCGCCGCCACCGCCACCTTCACCGTGGACGCGCCGCGCGCCGGGAAGTACGTGCTCGTCCTCACGTACGGCCAGAACGACCGGCGCGACAACGGCCACGCGTACAACACCGACATCGTCTCGCGCACCGCGGACGTCTCGATCGGTGGCACCTCCCGGAAGGTGACCTTCAAGAACACCTGGAGCTGGGAGGACTTCTGGACCCTCGGGGTCCCGGTCACCCTCCAGCAGGGCGCCAACACCCTGACCCTGTCCAACGCGTCCGCCTGGGCGCCCAACATCGACCGGATCGAACTGGCCCCGGTGCGCGGCTGA